The sequence AGACCTGCAATGGCACGGTGTTCGCGATCGGAAAGTGTACGATAGTTTGCATCGATGGTCGGAATCAGATCCGCAATCATCACTTTTCCGAATCCATCCCAGAAAGAGACCATCCCGGCAGGTGCACCCATAGGACTACGCGGAGCCTGACCTTGCGGAGCTCCCGGCTGACCCTGAGGCCGTGGCCCTGCAGGACGGCGTGGACCACCACCCATACCGGCAGCAATGCCACCATCTTCCATCACAATAATCATCGGTTTGGCTTTTCCTTCAGCAATCAGGTTGTCGAGGATAAAGTTGGCACGTCCCTGAGTCGACCAGGCACGACGATCTTCTCCCATGCCGTGTTGCAGGTAGAGTACCGGATAACGTTGTTTGGTATTCTGGTCGTATCCCGGCGGAGTGTAAATGTAAGCATGACGGTATTCGCCTGTAGACTTGGCAAAGTACCAGAAAGAGTTAACTGTACCGTGAGGCACGTTTTTGATGTTATAAAAGTCAACACCATCTTCGGGAATTTCCATACCGCTCATCATTTTACCTGCTCCGAAGAACGATTCGCTTGAAGGATCAGCCACCTCAACGCCGTCAATTTTCAGGGTATAATAATGAAAACCGGGATCTTCTGGTTTTGTTACTCCGGTCCAAAAACCATCTTCACCTTTGGTGAGCGGTGTATTGCCCAGACCTACAGAAACAGTTTGTGCTCCCGAAGCACGAAAACGGAAATAAACCCGTCGCTGAGAATCGACGCGCGGATAATCCTGTCCGACAATGTTTGTCGAAGCCGGTTTTGTATCGGCCGGATAGTTATTTTCTTGCGCAAAGCTAACGGCACTGACAGCCAGACTTAGCATTGCCATCACAATTTTCTTCATCGTTTTATTAGATTATTTGAAAAGTAACGCTGCAAATTGATTTAAATCACGTCTCCATGTAAGCCATTCATGAGCCG comes from Paludibacter jiangxiensis and encodes:
- a CDS encoding alpha/beta hydrolase, translated to MKKIVMAMLSLAVSAVSFAQENNYPADTKPASTNIVGQDYPRVDSQRRVYFRFRASGAQTVSVGLGNTPLTKGEDGFWTGVTKPEDPGFHYYTLKIDGVEVADPSSESFFGAGKMMSGMEIPEDGVDFYNIKNVPHGTVNSFWYFAKSTGEYRHAYIYTPPGYDQNTKQRYPVLYLQHGMGEDRRAWSTQGRANFILDNLIAEGKAKPMIIVMEDGGIAAGMGGGPRRPAGPRPQGQPGAPQGQAPRSPMGAPAGMVSFWDGFGKVMIADLIPTIDANYRTLSDREHRAIAGLSLGGTQTYGISQANLDKFSHIGIFSAPFGFPGVETGYNGLLQKPAEFAKLVKVFFVSMGSKEGPNSGRAIHEALDKAGVKNVYYEAPGTAHEFQTWRKSLYGYAQLLFQDK